The following coding sequences lie in one Panicum virgatum strain AP13 chromosome 6N, P.virgatum_v5, whole genome shotgun sequence genomic window:
- the LOC120678101 gene encoding uncharacterized protein LOC120678101, with the protein MKQYEDPPAKIFHRAHPAHDLKLVAAGATFVCDGCKEPGDGARYACGCGGDSFDLHLPCALADKDDALRHALFPGHDFFFVPEPPPPVDKTICDACGEPARGYVYHCFEADLDLHPLCACLPGRLLQDGRVFELRRKASSSRPCGLCGDRRRGFWAYRSYFDGEAVDLHVACMKDMARLSWEAARKNQVGGGHQIVQASLPNMERTLQI; encoded by the coding sequence ATGAAGCAATACGAGGATCCGCCGGCCAAGATCTTCCACCGCGCGCACCCGGCGCACGACCTCAAGctggtggccgccggcgccacgtTCGTGTGCGACGGCTGCAAGGAGCCCGGCGACGGGGCCCGGTACGCGTGCGGCTGCGGGGGCGACAGCTTCGATCTCCACCTGCCCTGCGCCCTCGCCGACAAGGACGACGCCCTGCGGCACGCTCTGTTCCCCGGCCACGACTTCTTCTTCGTCCCCGAGCCCCCGCCCCCGGTGGACAAGACGATCTGCGACGCCTGCGGAGAGCCCGCGCGCGGGTACGTCTACCACTGCTTCGAGGCCGACCTGGATCTCCACCCGCTTTGCGCGTGCCTGCCGGGCCGCCTCCTCCAGGACGGCCGCGTCTTCGAGCTCCGCCGGAAGGCGTCGTCGTCGCGGCCCTGCGGCCTGTgcggcgaccgccgccgcggcttctGGGCGTACCGCTCCTACTTCGACGGCGAGGCCGTGGACCTGCACGTGGCGTGCATGAAGGACATGGCTCGCCTGAGCTGGGAGGCGGCGCGCAAGAACcaggtcggcggcggccaccagaTCGTCCAAGCGAGCCTGCCCAACATGGAACGCACGCTGCAGATCTAG